From one Acidimicrobiales bacterium genomic stretch:
- a CDS encoding TraR/DksA C4-type zinc finger protein, with protein sequence MEHGAAPEPEHAVEPADAAGEVTGSFARETDAFIAEADARLAAIEAAIAAVDDGSYGRCEICGNPVEAPRLAARLSERRCAAHDRAPLAEPRLF encoded by the coding sequence ATGGAGCACGGGGCGGCGCCGGAGCCGGAGCACGCGGTGGAACCGGCGGACGCGGCCGGGGAGGTGACGGGCAGCTTCGCCCGCGAGACCGACGCCTTCATCGCCGAGGCCGACGCCCGTCTCGCCGCGATCGAGGCGGCGATCGCCGCGGTCGACGACGGCAGCTACGGCCGCTGCGAGATCTGTGGCAACCCCGTCGAGGCGCCGCGCCTCGCGGCGCGGCTCTCCGAGCGGCGCTGCGCGGCGCACGACCGCGCCCCCCTCGCCGAGCCGCGCCTGTTCTGA
- a CDS encoding class I SAM-dependent methyltransferase, translated as MAELTRNDFVDPAIVTYAEGRLTPPDPVQEALRTATRERVAGHAGMQIGHDQAVLMEILARAMGARRAIEIGTFTGYSALAVVRGMGPAGRLICLDVSEEWTAIAREFWARAGVAEQVDLRIGPALESLAAMADEEPFDLAFVDADKEAYGEYFDLLIERLRPGGLLLADNTLQSGRVIDPTSDRPATFAMRAFNDKVAADPRVTTVLLPIGDGVTVAQRR; from the coding sequence ATGGCCGAGCTCACCCGCAACGACTTCGTCGACCCAGCGATCGTCACCTACGCCGAGGGTCGCCTCACTCCTCCCGATCCTGTCCAGGAGGCGCTGCGGACCGCCACCCGCGAGCGCGTGGCGGGTCACGCGGGGATGCAGATCGGCCACGACCAGGCGGTGCTGATGGAGATCCTCGCCCGCGCCATGGGCGCCCGGCGGGCGATCGAGATCGGCACCTTCACCGGCTACTCGGCGCTCGCGGTGGTGCGCGGCATGGGGCCCGCGGGGCGCCTCATCTGCCTCGACGTGAGCGAGGAGTGGACGGCGATCGCGCGGGAGTTCTGGGCGCGCGCCGGCGTCGCCGAGCAGGTCGACCTGCGCATCGGCCCGGCCCTCGAGTCGCTCGCCGCGATGGCCGACGAGGAGCCCTTCGACCTCGCCTTCGTCGACGCCGACAAGGAGGCCTACGGCGAGTACTTCGACCTACTCATCGAGCGCCTGCGCCCGGGCGGCCTCCTCCTCGCCGACAACACCCTGCAGAGCGGGCGGGTGATCGACCCGACGAGCGACCGTCCGGCGACCTTCGCGATGCGCGCCTTCAACGACAAGGTCGCCGCCGACCCGCGCGTCACGACGGTGCTGCTCCCGATCGGCGACGGGGTCACCGTGGCGCAGCGCCGCTAA
- a CDS encoding Re/Si-specific NAD(P)(+) transhydrogenase subunit alpha has protein sequence MRVGIPSERAAGERRVAIVPEVVPRLLDAGHEVLVERGAGAGAFLPDVAFAERGAELVDGDALFGGAEILCKVQPPSSDEVARMRPNSALVSFLQPQADLALVEQLRAQRVSAFSLDLLPRISRAQSMDALSSQALVGGYAAVLLGASRLSKFFPMFMTAAGTVPPAKVLVIGAGVAGLQAIATARRLGALVRGHDVRPAAREEVESLGATFVALPLESLAGEGGYARVASDEFLDRQRELIAREVAASDVVITTAAVPGRPAPLIVTTAMVEAMTAGSVIVDLAAESGGNCEVSRAGEEVLHGQVRVIGVQNLPSSVALHASFLYARNVAAFLALLAPDAIFAPDFADELVSGTCVTHRGEIVHAPTRELVVR, from the coding sequence ATGCGGGTAGGCATTCCCTCCGAACGCGCCGCGGGCGAGCGGCGGGTGGCGATCGTCCCCGAGGTCGTCCCCCGCCTCCTCGACGCCGGCCACGAGGTACTCGTCGAACGGGGCGCGGGTGCGGGCGCGTTTCTCCCCGACGTGGCCTTCGCCGAGCGGGGGGCCGAGCTCGTCGATGGCGACGCGCTCTTCGGCGGCGCCGAGATCCTCTGCAAGGTGCAGCCTCCGAGCAGCGACGAGGTCGCGAGGATGCGGCCCAACAGCGCGCTCGTGAGCTTCCTCCAGCCCCAGGCGGACCTCGCCCTCGTCGAGCAGCTTCGCGCCCAGCGGGTGAGCGCCTTCAGCCTCGACCTGCTGCCGCGCATCTCCCGAGCCCAGTCGATGGACGCCCTCTCCTCCCAGGCCCTCGTCGGCGGTTACGCCGCGGTGCTGCTCGGGGCCTCGCGCCTGTCGAAGTTCTTCCCGATGTTCATGACCGCGGCCGGCACCGTGCCGCCCGCCAAGGTCCTCGTGATCGGGGCGGGGGTCGCCGGGCTGCAGGCGATCGCCACCGCCCGCCGCCTCGGGGCCCTCGTGCGCGGCCACGACGTGCGCCCCGCGGCGCGCGAGGAGGTCGAGAGCCTCGGCGCGACCTTCGTCGCCCTCCCGCTCGAGTCCCTCGCGGGCGAGGGCGGCTACGCGCGGGTCGCCTCCGACGAGTTCCTCGACCGCCAGCGCGAGCTCATCGCCCGCGAGGTCGCCGCCTCGGACGTGGTGATCACGACGGCGGCGGTGCCCGGGCGGCCCGCTCCCTTGATCGTCACCACCGCGATGGTCGAGGCGATGACCGCCGGCAGCGTGATCGTCGACCTCGCCGCCGAGAGCGGCGGGAACTGCGAGGTGTCGCGCGCCGGCGAAGAGGTGCTGCACGGCCAGGTACGCGTCATCGGGGTCCAGAACCTGCCGAGCTCGGTCGCCCTCCACGCGAGCTTCCTCTACGCGCGCAACGTCGCCGCCTTCCTCGCGCTCTTGGCGCCGGACGCCATCTTCGCCCCCGACTTCGCCGACGAGCTCGTGAGCGGGACCTGCGTCACGCACCGCGGCGAGATCGTGCACGCCCCCACCCGAGAGCTGGTCGTGCGGTGA
- a CDS encoding PhzF family phenazine biosynthesis protein translates to MRIFQVDAFTDHAFSGNPAGVCLLEGGEDDTLLQAIAAEMGCSETAFLLPAAGVMALRWFTPVVEVDLCGHATLSAAVVLWRSGLAKGPLGFSTRSGLLGATPHGGGAELDFPARPTAPLATPPALTDALGAEPVVVHESADNWLVELGSPAQVAALAPDLAALRALPTRGVLVTSAGGPDGCDFVSRYFAPAVGVDEDPVTGSAHCTLGPYWAARLGREELVGRQLSARGGTVRVAVRGERVLLRGEAVVVLAGELFPEGEALSSGGARGS, encoded by the coding sequence TTGCGGATCTTCCAGGTCGACGCCTTCACCGACCACGCCTTCTCCGGCAACCCGGCGGGCGTCTGCCTCCTCGAGGGGGGAGAGGACGACACGCTGTTGCAGGCGATCGCCGCGGAGATGGGCTGCTCCGAGACGGCCTTCCTCCTCCCCGCCGCGGGAGTGATGGCGCTCCGCTGGTTCACTCCCGTGGTCGAGGTCGATCTCTGTGGCCACGCCACCCTCTCGGCCGCGGTCGTGCTCTGGAGGAGCGGCCTCGCGAAGGGGCCGCTCGGCTTCTCGACCCGCTCCGGCCTCCTCGGCGCCACCCCGCACGGAGGCGGCGCGGAGCTCGACTTCCCGGCCCGCCCCACGGCCCCCCTCGCCACCCCGCCCGCCCTCACCGACGCGCTCGGCGCCGAGCCCGTCGTGGTCCACGAGTCCGCCGACAACTGGCTGGTGGAGCTCGGCTCGCCGGCACAGGTCGCGGCGCTCGCGCCCGACCTCGCCGCGCTGCGCGCCCTCCCGACGCGCGGCGTCCTTGTCACTTCGGCGGGCGGACCGGATGGCTGTGACTTCGTCTCCCGCTACTTCGCGCCGGCGGTCGGGGTCGACGAGGACCCGGTGACCGGCTCGGCGCACTGCACTCTCGGCCCCTACTGGGCGGCGCGCCTCGGCCGCGAGGAGCTCGTCGGCCGTCAGCTCTCGGCGCGCGGCGGGACGGTGCGCGTCGCGGTGCGCGGCGAGCGGGTGCTGCTCCGGGGGGAGGCCGTCGTCGTCCTCGCGGGCGAGCTCTTCCCCGAAGGGGAGGCGCTCAGCAGCGGCGGGGCGCGGGGAAGCTGA
- a CDS encoding transcriptional repressor yields MARGQAGSGGVGPRRAPAETVEGVLAAFRADGGRVTTPRRLLISSLIEAGGHRTAEELAETVHALAPDVHLSTIYRNLDELERLGVVEHAHLGHGPATYHLASELHGHFVCEDCGTHFEAPDEVFAGLAAVVLAEHDFHIDPHHFAVLGRCAACHARAARGH; encoded by the coding sequence ATGGCCAGAGGGCAGGCGGGGTCGGGCGGGGTCGGGCCACGGCGCGCCCCCGCCGAGACCGTCGAAGGGGTGCTCGCCGCCTTTCGCGCCGACGGCGGACGGGTGACGACGCCGCGGCGCCTACTCATCTCGAGCCTCATCGAGGCCGGCGGCCACCGCACGGCGGAGGAGCTCGCCGAGACGGTGCACGCGCTGGCGCCCGACGTCCATCTCTCCACCATCTACCGCAACCTCGACGAGCTCGAGCGCCTCGGCGTCGTCGAGCACGCGCACCTCGGCCACGGCCCCGCCACCTACCACCTCGCGAGCGAGCTCCACGGCCACTTCGTCTGCGAGGACTGCGGCACCCACTTCGAGGCACCCGACGAGGTCTTCGCCGGGCTCGCCGCGGTGGTCCTCGCCGAGCACGACTTCCACATCGACCCCCACCACTTCGCCGTGCTCGGGCGCTGCGCCGCCTGCCACGCGCGGGCGGCGCGGGGTCACTGA
- a CDS encoding NAD(P)(+) transhydrogenase (Re/Si-specific) subunit beta, with product MSLGTGINTVDLVAAICFILALMGLSSPRWARLGTLVGALGMVLAVSFTFATPGLSRFGLMIGAMAVGVVIGVPAARLVKMTAMPQMVAAFNGVGGGAAALVALSEFLHAPAGSFATYQVIEALLGVIVGAVSFAGSVVAFAKLQELMTGRPITYPGQQAANGIVALAILGLSVATCVTPHTALLAIVGAVALLLGVAIVLPIGGADVPVLISLLNSFTGLAVAASGFVLHSVLLVVAGTLVGASGTILTRMMSQAMGRSLPNILFSAFGSVVEATGGGGGEARSVRSASAEDIGVLLAYSRKVAIVPGYGLAVAQAQHVARELVDLLESRGVEVLYAIHPVAGRMPGHMNVLLAEANVPYEQLKEMDEANPEFSTTDVVLVIGANDVVNPAAKNSPGSPIYGMPILDVDEATHVIFMKRSMRPGFAGIDNELLYNPKTTLLFGDAKDSLTALVGAVKRS from the coding sequence GTGAGCCTCGGCACGGGCATCAACACCGTCGACCTCGTCGCGGCGATCTGCTTCATCCTCGCCCTGATGGGGCTCTCGAGCCCCCGCTGGGCGCGCCTCGGCACCCTCGTCGGCGCGCTCGGGATGGTGCTCGCCGTCTCGTTCACCTTCGCCACGCCCGGCCTCTCGCGCTTCGGGCTGATGATCGGCGCGATGGCGGTCGGCGTCGTCATCGGCGTGCCCGCGGCGCGCCTCGTGAAGATGACCGCGATGCCGCAGATGGTGGCAGCCTTCAACGGTGTCGGCGGCGGAGCCGCCGCCCTCGTCGCGCTGAGCGAGTTCCTGCACGCCCCCGCCGGCAGCTTCGCCACCTATCAGGTGATCGAGGCGCTCCTCGGCGTGATCGTCGGCGCGGTCTCCTTCGCTGGCAGCGTCGTCGCCTTCGCCAAGCTGCAGGAGCTGATGACCGGGCGACCAATCACCTACCCCGGCCAGCAGGCGGCGAACGGCATCGTCGCACTGGCGATCCTCGGCCTCTCGGTGGCGACCTGTGTCACCCCGCACACCGCCCTGCTCGCGATCGTCGGCGCCGTCGCCCTGCTCCTCGGGGTGGCGATCGTGCTCCCGATCGGCGGCGCCGACGTCCCGGTCCTCATCTCGCTCCTCAACTCCTTCACCGGCCTCGCCGTCGCGGCGAGCGGCTTCGTCCTGCACTCGGTGCTACTCGTCGTCGCCGGCACCCTCGTCGGCGCCTCGGGCACGATCCTCACGCGGATGATGAGCCAGGCGATGGGGCGCTCGCTGCCGAACATCCTGTTCAGCGCGTTCGGCTCCGTCGTCGAGGCCACCGGTGGCGGGGGCGGGGAGGCCCGCAGCGTGCGCTCGGCGAGCGCGGAGGACATCGGGGTGCTCCTCGCCTACTCCCGCAAGGTGGCGATCGTCCCCGGCTACGGCCTCGCCGTCGCGCAGGCCCAGCACGTCGCCCGCGAGCTCGTCGACCTCCTCGAGTCGCGCGGCGTCGAGGTCCTCTACGCGATCCACCCCGTCGCGGGGCGCATGCCCGGTCACATGAACGTCCTCCTCGCCGAGGCCAACGTTCCCTACGAGCAGCTGAAGGAGATGGACGAGGCGAACCCGGAGTTCTCGACGACCGACGTGGTGCTCGTGATCGGGGCGAACGACGTCGTGAACCCGGCGGCCAAGAACTCCCCCGGCAGCCCGATCTACGGGATGCCGATCCTCGACGTCGACGAGGCGACGCACGTGATCTTCATGAAGCGCTCGATGCGCCCCGGCTTCGCGGGGATCGACAACGAGTTGCTCTACAACCCGAAGACGACCCTGCTCTTCGGCGACGCCAAGGACTCCCTCACCGCCCTCGTCGGCGCCGTGAAGCGCTCCTGA
- a CDS encoding NAD(P) transhydrogenase subunit alpha, with amino-acid sequence MSTDIVGLFTVFALAVFVGFEVISKVPSILHTPLMSGTNAIHGVILVGAMVVLGEAHGTGQVAIGFVAVVLATVNAVGGFVVTDRMLEMFKGRAARPGEKPPAGGEQT; translated from the coding sequence GTGAGCACCGACATCGTCGGGCTGTTCACCGTCTTCGCGCTCGCGGTCTTCGTCGGCTTCGAGGTGATCTCCAAGGTCCCGAGCATCCTCCACACCCCGCTCATGTCGGGGACGAACGCGATCCACGGGGTGATCCTCGTCGGGGCGATGGTCGTGCTCGGCGAGGCGCACGGCACCGGCCAGGTGGCGATCGGCTTCGTCGCCGTGGTGCTCGCCACGGTGAACGCCGTCGGCGGCTTCGTCGTCACGGACCGGATGCTCGAGATGTTCAAGGGGCGCGCCGCCCGTCCCGGGGAGAAGCCCCCCGCCGGGGGCGAGCAGACGTGA
- a CDS encoding IPT/TIG domain-containing protein — protein sequence MVYKESRERTTGGGGAPGHTPALFRRGLVPAAIALLGTALAVVPASVAQAGTVRVGRAPSVDPAFSALGALDPASTLQAEVALTPQDPAALQAYASAVATPGSPDYHQYLTTAQFAARFGAPAGAAAAVQQALDAVGLTAGTPAPDGLFVPVSGQVSTFERALSLSFDRYRGPKGRTFFANTAAPAVPRAIASAVRGIVGLDNLSVPVSSASSAAVQPQTGGPVPCSSASSGFSNMMTSTKLSQAYGLNSVYGTGDLGQGVTIALYELEPYSSSASDTATFKSCYGVSTSVNYEQVDGGPIGSQGGLETQLDIDNVVELAPDANVVVYQGPNNFTDATANGPFDTYKQIIDDNTAQVISTSWGACEYDMGYSGSTGAQAENTLFAQAATQGQTILAAAGDQGSEGCDYSGTNDPNPTTDLQVLDPAAQPNVTGVGGTTLTNVATSPPTESAWNDGGGGISTFWAMPSYQSSAPAGLNVENSHSSGSPCGASSGYCREVPDVSADADPSTGYVVYESADFGWESVGGTSGAAPLWAAIVALADAHTTCSPAAVGFANPDLYAIAATSSYSSAFNDVTTGNNDATSQNVGLYPAGSKYDMVTGLGTPEAAALVPLLGSPCIASVSPDAAIAGSTVTVTGEHLTGVTSMSFGSAPVNMASVVVNSSGTSMTLQVPPASPGQTVDITATTARGTSAVVTGDRFAYGVPTLTAVAPEGGSSGTSVTLSGSGLYTVTAIHFGAASAALSVASDSTITATVPVGTPGSTVAITATNVYGTSVASGGANFTYAPTVSSVSPGSGANGTGVTITGSGFAGASSVAFGSASTSFTRLSDTQISASAPTGPAGTVDVTVSNPLGTSATSSLDQFTYPAVISSLSTQNGPTSGGTTVIISGSGFSSVPATGAISFGGTAATSYMILSDTTISAVAPSAAAGTVTVTVANAAGNSADGGGAQFTFQAPVVTTPSSVVTTPSSVVIATPPVTAPVTLPRVVRIGPVSARRSTLAVNARSVAANGHAHAAVKVTLFDAAGNEVSGKRVVLTALGGKSVIAPAASTTSRSGVATFSVSDRHAESVTYRATDTKKHLTLTARVTVTFGAMPSASRSGVALSAAVKTSCPTGAGSGRLTVTVRSAAGQNLPGRLVVLSASAGSKATVKPASGVSNGRGGVAFVVSDRSRRAVSFTARDPADGTALGKALAVSFPAPRRC from the coding sequence ATGGTGTACAAGGAATCGCGGGAGCGAACAACGGGGGGCGGCGGCGCCCCGGGGCACACCCCTGCACTGTTTCGACGCGGCCTCGTCCCCGCGGCGATCGCCCTCCTCGGCACCGCCCTCGCCGTCGTCCCCGCCTCGGTCGCACAGGCCGGGACGGTGCGGGTCGGGCGGGCCCCCTCGGTCGACCCGGCCTTCTCCGCCCTCGGTGCGCTCGACCCGGCGAGCACCCTGCAGGCCGAGGTCGCCCTCACCCCGCAGGACCCCGCCGCGCTGCAGGCCTACGCCAGCGCGGTCGCGACGCCCGGCTCGCCTGACTACCACCAGTACCTCACGACCGCGCAGTTCGCCGCTCGCTTCGGCGCTCCCGCGGGCGCGGCCGCTGCCGTCCAGCAGGCCCTCGACGCGGTCGGCCTCACCGCCGGGACCCCCGCCCCTGACGGACTCTTCGTCCCCGTCTCGGGACAGGTGTCGACCTTCGAACGGGCGCTGAGCCTCTCGTTCGACCGGTACCGAGGGCCGAAGGGGCGCACCTTCTTCGCCAACACCGCTGCGCCGGCGGTGCCGAGGGCGATCGCCTCGGCGGTGCGCGGGATCGTCGGCCTCGACAACCTGAGCGTGCCGGTCTCCTCGGCGTCGAGCGCCGCGGTCCAGCCGCAGACCGGCGGCCCGGTCCCCTGCTCGAGCGCCTCGAGCGGCTTCTCGAACATGATGACCTCGACCAAGCTCTCCCAGGCCTACGGCCTGAACAGCGTGTACGGCACCGGTGACCTCGGCCAGGGCGTGACGATCGCCCTCTACGAGCTCGAGCCCTACTCCTCCTCGGCGTCGGACACCGCGACCTTCAAGAGCTGCTACGGCGTCTCCACGAGCGTCAACTACGAGCAGGTGGACGGCGGCCCGATCGGCAGCCAGGGGGGCCTCGAGACCCAGCTCGACATCGACAACGTGGTCGAGCTCGCCCCCGACGCGAACGTCGTCGTCTACCAGGGGCCGAACAACTTCACCGACGCCACCGCCAACGGCCCCTTCGACACCTACAAGCAGATCATCGACGACAACACCGCCCAGGTGATCTCGACCTCCTGGGGCGCCTGCGAGTACGACATGGGCTACTCCGGGAGCACCGGCGCCCAAGCCGAGAACACCCTCTTCGCGCAGGCTGCGACCCAGGGGCAGACGATCCTCGCCGCGGCTGGAGACCAGGGCTCGGAGGGCTGCGACTACTCCGGGACGAACGACCCCAACCCGACGACCGACCTGCAGGTCCTCGACCCCGCCGCCCAGCCGAACGTCACCGGCGTGGGTGGCACGACGCTCACCAACGTCGCCACCAGTCCGCCGACGGAGAGCGCGTGGAACGACGGTGGCGGCGGGATCTCCACTTTCTGGGCGATGCCCTCGTACCAGTCCTCGGCCCCCGCCGGACTGAACGTCGAGAACAGCCATTCCTCCGGGTCACCTTGCGGTGCCTCGAGCGGGTACTGCAGGGAGGTCCCCGACGTCTCGGCCGACGCCGACCCGAGCACGGGCTACGTCGTCTACGAGTCGGCAGACTTCGGCTGGGAGAGCGTCGGGGGGACGAGCGGCGCGGCGCCGCTGTGGGCCGCGATCGTCGCTCTCGCCGACGCGCACACGACTTGTTCGCCGGCAGCGGTCGGCTTTGCCAATCCCGACCTCTACGCGATCGCCGCGACGAGCAGCTACTCCTCTGCGTTCAATGACGTGACGACCGGCAACAACGACGCCACGAGTCAGAACGTCGGCCTCTACCCCGCGGGCAGCAAGTACGACATGGTCACCGGCCTCGGGACCCCCGAGGCCGCGGCGCTCGTCCCCCTCCTCGGCAGCCCCTGCATCGCCTCGGTGAGCCCCGATGCGGCGATTGCTGGGAGCACGGTGACCGTGACCGGCGAGCATCTCACTGGCGTTACTTCGATGTCGTTCGGCAGTGCGCCCGTGAACATGGCCTCCGTGGTCGTCAACAGCTCCGGGACCTCGATGACCCTCCAGGTGCCCCCAGCAAGTCCTGGCCAGACGGTCGATATCACCGCCACCACGGCCCGCGGCACCTCGGCCGTGGTCACCGGCGACCGCTTCGCCTATGGCGTCCCCACCCTCACGGCGGTGGCGCCCGAGGGTGGATCTTCCGGTACGTCGGTGACACTGAGCGGGTCGGGTCTCTACACCGTGACGGCCATTCATTTCGGTGCCGCGTCCGCCGCTCTTTCGGTGGCCTCTGACAGCACGATCACTGCCACGGTGCCGGTGGGGACGCCCGGAAGCACGGTGGCAATCACGGCCACCAATGTCTACGGGACGTCGGTAGCTTCGGGAGGAGCCAACTTCACCTATGCGCCGACGGTCAGCTCAGTCTCTCCCGGGTCAGGCGCCAACGGGACAGGGGTGACGATTACCGGCAGCGGCTTTGCTGGAGCTTCGAGCGTCGCGTTCGGCTCAGCATCCACGAGCTTCACGAGGCTTTCGGACACGCAGATCTCTGCCTCTGCTCCAACGGGTCCGGCAGGAACAGTCGATGTCACGGTCTCCAACCCTCTTGGGACGTCCGCGACGAGCAGCCTCGACCAGTTCACCTATCCGGCGGTGATCTCCAGCCTTTCGACACAGAACGGGCCGACGAGCGGCGGGACCACCGTCATCATCTCTGGCTCGGGCTTCTCGAGCGTCCCCGCGACCGGAGCAATCTCCTTCGGTGGCACGGCCGCGACGAGCTACATGATTCTCTCCGACACGACGATCTCGGCAGTCGCGCCGAGCGCAGCCGCGGGGACCGTGACCGTCACCGTCGCGAATGCGGCGGGGAACTCGGCGGACGGTGGCGGGGCGCAGTTCACCTTCCAGGCGCCAGTCGTGACGACCCCCTCGAGTGTCGTCACGACCCCCTCGAGTGTCGTCATTGCCACCCCACCCGTGACAGCGCCGGTGACCCTCCCAAGGGTCGTTCGCATCGGCCCGGTCTCCGCGCGGCGGTCAACGCTCGCGGTCAACGCTCGGTCCGTGGCCGCCAACGGCCACGCGCACGCTGCCGTCAAGGTCACCCTTTTTGACGCCGCTGGCAACGAGGTGAGCGGGAAGCGGGTGGTGCTCACCGCGCTCGGAGGAAAGTCAGTCATCGCTCCGGCCGCCTCGACCACGAGCCGCTCGGGCGTCGCGACCTTCTCGGTGAGCGACCGCCACGCCGAGAGCGTCACCTACCGCGCCACCGACACCAAGAAGCACCTCACCCTCACCGCCCGGGTGACCGTCACCTTCGGCGCGATGCCCTCGGCGAGCCGTTCCGGCGTGGCGCTCTCCGCGGCGGTGAAGACGAGCTGTCCGACCGGGGCCGGCAGCGGCCGGCTCACGGTGACGGTGCGCAGCGCCGCGGGGCAGAACCTCCCCGGGCGCCTCGTCGTGCTCTCGGCGAGCGCCGGCTCGAAGGCGACCGTGAAGCCGGCGAGCGGCGTGAGCAACGGCCGCGGTGGCGTGGCCTTCGTGGTGAGCGACCGCAGCCGTCGGGCGGTGAGCTTCACCGCCCGCGACCCGGCCGACGGCACGGCTCTCGGGAAGGCCCTCGCAGTCAGCTTCCCCGCGCCCCGCCGCTGCTGA
- the sodN gene encoding superoxide dismutase, Ni produces MPLISRLCSLLDLVAAPTVAHAHCDLPCGIYDPAQARIEAESVKACMEKFNASDDAVFRERAVTIKEQRADLVKHHLWVLWTDYFKPEHLDRFPELHEVFWKTTKAAGETKKTNDVAVASGLLDGIAEIDRIFWETKKV; encoded by the coding sequence ATGCCCCTCATCTCCCGTCTGTGCAGCCTGCTCGACCTGGTCGCGGCGCCCACCGTGGCACACGCGCACTGCGACCTGCCCTGCGGCATCTACGACCCCGCCCAGGCACGTATCGAAGCCGAGTCGGTGAAGGCCTGCATGGAGAAGTTCAACGCCTCGGACGACGCGGTCTTCCGGGAGCGGGCAGTGACGATCAAAGAGCAGCGCGCCGACCTCGTGAAGCACCACCTGTGGGTGCTGTGGACGGACTACTTCAAGCCCGAGCACCTCGACCGTTTTCCCGAGCTGCACGAGGTCTTCTGGAAGACCACCAAGGCCGCCGGCGAGACGAAGAAGACCAACGACGTCGCCGTGGCGAGCGGCCTCCTCGACGGGATCGCCGAGATCGACCGCATCTTCTGGGAGACCAAGAAGGTCTGA
- a CDS encoding MFS transporter, with product MRLDVAPTTRKRVVLVICCLSLFMTWLDNAIVNVALPAIGTSLHASVAGLQWTVDAYLVALGSLLLAAGAVSDRIGRRRAFLIGLRLFLAASLACSLAPDLGLLIVFRALQAVGGSLLVPSTLGIITNTFLDPKERAKAIGVWSATFGVALASGPILGGLLVDAFGWRAVFLANIPVGAAAYLLARAHVPESRAEHPRRVDGAGQLLTVVTIAAATFGIIEGPSEGWTSPVTLGVFALAAVCLATFVVVEQRQPEPLLDLHFFSRASFSAAFVIATAIFFVFTGFLFVNTLLLQEVRGDSPLGAGLRTLPATAVIAGMALVGGHLVARRGPRLALVGGSACLLAACLGLAATHRDTGYLVFACCYAVLGFGTGLATPAITNTAVSGMPRAQAGVAAAAISVARQLGNLLGVAVLGSVLTTVFHGALPAALAHRSISLGAFSPALSPSTLAATGHAFDEASRVAWLVAAAVAAFSTAVAGLLITPHRRARAD from the coding sequence GTGCGCCTCGACGTGGCGCCGACCACTCGCAAGCGGGTGGTCCTCGTCATCTGCTGCCTGAGCCTGTTCATGACCTGGCTCGACAACGCGATCGTGAACGTCGCGCTGCCGGCAATCGGCACGAGCCTGCACGCTTCGGTGGCGGGACTGCAGTGGACGGTCGACGCCTACCTCGTCGCCCTCGGGAGCCTGCTGCTCGCGGCGGGGGCGGTGAGCGACCGCATTGGCCGACGGCGCGCCTTTCTCATCGGCCTGCGGCTGTTCCTCGCCGCCTCCCTCGCCTGCAGCCTCGCTCCCGACCTCGGCCTCCTCATCGTCTTCCGCGCGCTGCAGGCGGTCGGCGGCTCGCTGCTCGTGCCGAGCACGCTCGGGATCATCACCAACACCTTCCTCGACCCGAAGGAGCGGGCCAAGGCGATCGGCGTCTGGAGCGCGACCTTCGGGGTCGCGCTCGCCTCCGGGCCGATCCTCGGCGGTCTTCTCGTCGATGCCTTCGGCTGGCGGGCGGTCTTCCTCGCCAACATCCCCGTCGGGGCCGCCGCCTACCTGCTCGCGCGGGCGCACGTCCCCGAGTCCCGCGCTGAGCACCCCCGGCGCGTCGACGGCGCCGGCCAGCTCCTCACCGTCGTGACGATCGCCGCCGCGACCTTCGGGATCATCGAGGGGCCGAGCGAGGGGTGGACCTCGCCGGTCACCCTCGGTGTCTTCGCGCTCGCGGCGGTCTGCCTCGCGACCTTCGTGGTCGTCGAGCAGCGGCAACCCGAGCCCCTCCTCGACCTGCACTTCTTCTCCCGCGCCTCCTTCTCCGCGGCCTTTGTGATCGCGACCGCGATCTTCTTCGTCTTCACCGGCTTCCTCTTCGTGAACACGCTCCTGCTGCAGGAGGTGCGCGGCGACTCGCCGCTCGGTGCGGGGCTGCGCACGCTGCCGGCGACGGCGGTGATCGCCGGGATGGCCCTCGTCGGCGGCCACCTCGTGGCGCGGCGCGGCCCCCGCCTCGCGCTCGTCGGCGGCAGCGCCTGTCTCCTCGCGGCGTGCCTCGGCCTCGCGGCGACCCATCGCGACACCGGCTACCTCGTCTTCGCCTGCTGCTACGCCGTGCTCGGCTTCGGGACCGGCCTCGCGACCCCGGCGATCACCAACACCGCCGTCTCGGGGATGCCCCGCGCTCAGGCGGGGGTGGCTGCGGCGGCGATCTCGGTCGCCCGCCAGCTCGGCAACCTTCTCGGCGTGGCGGTCCTCGGCTCGGTGCTCACCACCGTCTTCCACGGCGCGCTGCCCGCCGCGCTCGCGCACCGCTCGATCAGTCTCGGGGCCTTCTCGCCCGCGCTGTCGCCGAGCACCCTCGCCGCGACGGGACACGCCTTCGACGAGGCGAGCCGAGTCGCCTGGCTCGTCGCCGCCGCCGTCGCGGCCTTCTCGACGGCCGTCGCGGGGCTGCTGATCACTCCCCACCGACGGGCCCGTGCGGACTGA